The following coding sequences are from one Fimbriiglobus ruber window:
- a CDS encoding efflux RND transporter permease subunit: MINLSTKARPYIGSVILTCALLTAGGIYSATRMPSGVYPEVTFPRVAVVARLPDSDVTQMEVKVTKPLEDAVSGVLGVSRVRSKSIRGGSELSIDFTPGTDMRRAETLIWNRIGAKRSELPPNVELTVEQMTPSVFPIMSVVLIGGNNSDTKRDPEVGAKLRDYAEYQLAPLIKTIPDVLYANVAGGDVREVEVIARPDDLLAAGLSAADLADQITQQSNLHPVGRTEGQPFAFQIIVNNQPETVRQIEEMVVSTRKDQPLRVRDVASVKVLHKDRGLSIGFDQRDAVVITVFRRLGGNTVNISRDLRNLLDKNQLTLPAGADGKRPPRDIQAVVVYDQSSFVTTAVHNVRDAIVIGSLFSVLILLAFLRSWRAVLISALAIPTTLAITFLFLYWSGETLNLMSLGGLAVAIGLIIDDTVVVVENIARHLSPARHGASSGTSGTEPAPAAGGFANPPTVAGPAPEASGRGDAIDKASGEITGAVLGSTLTTVLVFLPLALIVGVYGQFFAALSWSLSIAVLVSMVISLTLVPVVAAKFLGRRPMPGPGRLYHFFEHIYEWGLTVALRFPWAALALSVLAVAVGAILVIGVPDLGTQREAGKPPPPPLVKGLETGLMPAMDEGAFVVDYRAPSGTPLEQTEKMARDIEKILAKSPDVDAYVRRTGAELGLFATQTSRGDIQVVLRPAEDDPISLLSKPVRPAQEDLEKELKGQGQNLEDPATREAIRHKYRRRPLPKVMEEVEDQIKDLYSEHQLKVEVIQIMADELSDLSGANKPIEVKLFGPDQKVLRALADQVGETLEKKGKGRGIKEVSTNVFAGNPDLVVQLDAAKAERHGLKPDAVARQLRTMFLGQIAAKVQESSARLTDVRVRYPDAFRFGPGRFDADFVRRQWILLPPGAPPVQAGQPSGLTGPSRAVPLSEMATVTPVRSPDQLWREGQQPAIFVTAELNEEEAGLGSVVADVRAWMSDLPLPAGYRWELGGHYLRQQEAFDSLLVVMLVAALLVFIMLAIQFQSVSLPVLIFLTQPLSLVSGLLALWLTHTPLNVSSYMGAILLIGLDMKNGILLVEYIQQLRGEGMDLRPALIEAGRTRFRPILMTSLAAILGLAPLALGIGPGAQMQQPLAIMVIGGLTANMLFTRMMIPVGYLVLERTRGKKTAGAVPAARRVSVSARFFGMLRRKETARPVPAAPPSSPPVPSPRGVETPV; this comes from the coding sequence ATGATCAATCTGTCGACCAAGGCCCGTCCCTACATCGGCTCGGTGATCTTGACCTGCGCGCTGTTGACCGCGGGCGGCATTTACAGCGCCACGCGCATGCCCAGCGGCGTCTATCCGGAGGTGACCTTCCCGCGCGTCGCCGTCGTGGCTCGCCTGCCCGACTCGGACGTCACTCAGATGGAGGTCAAGGTCACGAAGCCCTTGGAGGACGCCGTCAGCGGCGTCCTCGGGGTTTCCCGCGTGCGCTCCAAGTCCATCCGCGGCGGCAGCGAACTCTCGATCGACTTCACCCCCGGCACCGACATGCGGCGCGCCGAGACGCTCATCTGGAATCGCATCGGCGCCAAGCGTTCGGAGCTGCCCCCGAACGTGGAATTGACCGTCGAGCAGATGACGCCGTCCGTTTTCCCCATCATGTCAGTGGTTCTGATCGGCGGTAACAACTCGGACACGAAGCGCGACCCCGAGGTCGGGGCCAAACTGCGCGACTATGCCGAATACCAGTTGGCCCCCCTCATCAAGACGATACCGGACGTGCTCTACGCGAATGTCGCCGGGGGCGACGTCCGCGAAGTCGAAGTCATCGCCCGGCCGGACGACCTGCTGGCGGCCGGCCTGTCAGCGGCCGACCTGGCCGATCAAATCACGCAGCAGAGCAATCTGCACCCGGTCGGCCGCACCGAGGGCCAACCGTTCGCCTTTCAGATCATCGTCAACAATCAGCCCGAAACCGTTCGACAGATCGAAGAGATGGTGGTCTCGACCCGCAAGGACCAGCCGCTGCGGGTGCGCGACGTGGCCAGTGTCAAAGTCCTCCACAAGGATCGCGGGCTGTCGATCGGCTTCGACCAGCGCGACGCCGTGGTCATTACCGTTTTCCGTCGGTTGGGCGGCAACACGGTCAACATCTCCCGCGATCTGCGGAACCTGTTGGACAAAAATCAACTCACCCTGCCGGCCGGAGCCGACGGCAAGCGACCCCCGCGGGACATCCAGGCGGTCGTCGTCTACGACCAGTCGAGCTTCGTGACGACGGCGGTTCACAATGTCCGCGACGCCATCGTGATCGGCAGCCTATTCAGTGTGTTGATCCTGCTCGCCTTTCTCCGCAGTTGGCGGGCGGTACTCATTTCGGCCCTGGCGATCCCGACCACGCTGGCGATCACGTTTCTGTTCCTCTACTGGTCCGGTGAAACGCTCAACTTGATGTCCTTGGGCGGTCTGGCGGTCGCCATCGGCCTGATCATCGACGACACGGTCGTGGTCGTCGAGAACATCGCACGACACCTCTCGCCGGCGCGACATGGAGCCTCGTCCGGTACCAGTGGTACCGAGCCGGCACCGGCCGCGGGAGGATTCGCGAATCCCCCGACCGTCGCCGGCCCGGCTCCCGAAGCCTCGGGTCGCGGCGACGCGATCGACAAGGCCTCCGGCGAAATCACGGGGGCCGTACTCGGTTCCACCCTGACGACCGTCCTCGTCTTTTTGCCCTTGGCTCTCATCGTCGGCGTGTACGGTCAGTTCTTCGCGGCGCTCAGTTGGTCGCTGTCCATTGCGGTCCTCGTCTCGATGGTGATCAGCCTGACGCTGGTCCCCGTGGTCGCGGCCAAATTTCTGGGTCGACGCCCGATGCCGGGGCCGGGGCGCCTCTATCACTTCTTTGAACATATTTACGAGTGGGGGCTGACCGTCGCCCTTCGTTTTCCCTGGGCCGCGCTTGCCTTGTCAGTCCTCGCGGTAGCTGTCGGCGCGATTCTCGTCATCGGCGTCCCGGATCTGGGTACGCAACGTGAAGCGGGCAAACCGCCACCCCCGCCTCTCGTGAAGGGATTAGAGACCGGTTTGATGCCGGCGATGGACGAGGGTGCGTTCGTCGTCGATTACCGCGCGCCGTCCGGGACGCCGCTCGAACAGACGGAGAAAATGGCCCGCGACATCGAGAAGATCCTCGCGAAAAGCCCCGACGTCGACGCGTACGTCCGGCGGACCGGGGCGGAGCTGGGGCTGTTTGCCACGCAGACGTCGCGCGGGGACATCCAGGTCGTGCTGCGGCCCGCCGAGGACGATCCGATCTCGCTCCTCTCCAAACCCGTGCGGCCCGCCCAGGAAGACCTGGAGAAGGAACTCAAGGGGCAGGGCCAGAATCTGGAAGACCCGGCGACGCGAGAGGCGATTCGCCACAAGTACCGGCGGCGGCCGCTGCCGAAGGTGATGGAGGAGGTTGAGGACCAGATCAAAGACCTTTACTCGGAACACCAGCTCAAGGTCGAAGTGATCCAGATCATGGCGGACGAGTTGAGCGACCTGTCCGGGGCGAACAAACCGATCGAGGTCAAACTGTTCGGACCGGATCAGAAGGTGTTGCGAGCGCTGGCCGATCAGGTCGGCGAGACACTCGAAAAGAAGGGCAAGGGGCGCGGCATCAAGGAAGTGAGTACCAACGTGTTCGCGGGCAACCCCGACCTGGTCGTCCAATTGGACGCTGCGAAAGCGGAACGCCACGGGTTGAAGCCCGACGCCGTGGCCCGACAGTTGCGGACCATGTTTCTCGGCCAGATCGCGGCCAAGGTGCAAGAATCGTCCGCGCGGCTCACGGACGTCCGCGTTCGTTATCCCGATGCGTTCCGGTTCGGACCCGGTCGTTTTGATGCCGATTTCGTCCGGCGGCAGTGGATCCTCCTGCCGCCGGGGGCACCTCCTGTGCAGGCCGGCCAACCGTCGGGGCTGACCGGGCCGTCGCGGGCCGTGCCGTTGTCGGAAATGGCAACGGTTACGCCGGTGCGGTCCCCCGACCAGCTCTGGCGCGAGGGCCAGCAACCGGCAATCTTTGTCACGGCCGAGCTGAACGAAGAGGAAGCCGGTCTCGGCTCGGTGGTCGCGGACGTCCGCGCCTGGATGTCCGACTTGCCGTTACCGGCCGGCTACCGTTGGGAACTCGGCGGCCATTACCTGCGACAGCAAGAAGCGTTCGACAGTTTACTCGTCGTCATGCTGGTGGCCGCCCTCCTCGTATTCATCATGCTCGCCATCCAGTTCCAGTCGGTTTCCCTGCCGGTTCTCATCTTCCTCACCCAGCCGTTGTCGCTCGTCAGCGGCCTGTTGGCGCTGTGGTTGACGCATACGCCTTTAAACGTCTCCAGTTACATGGGGGCGATCCTGTTGATCGGATTGGACATGAAGAACGGCATTCTGCTGGTCGAATACATCCAGCAACTTCGCGGGGAAGGCATGGATTTACGCCCGGCGCTGATCGAGGCCGGGCGCACCCGCTTTCGACCCATTCTGATGACGAGCCTCGCGGCCATTCTCGGCTTAGCGCCTCTGGCCTTGGGAATCGGTCCGGGCGCGCAGATGCAACAACCACTTGCGATCATGGTCATCGGCGGGTTGACTGCCAACATGCTCTTCACCCGCATGATGATTCCGGTCGGGTACCTCGTTTTGGAAAGAACCAGAGGCAAGAAAACGGCCGGCGCGGTACCGGCGGCGCGCCGAGTGAGCGTGTCGGCCCGGTTCTTTGGCATGCTCAGACGCAAGGAAACGGCCCGCCCGGTACCGGCGGCGCCGCCCTCGTCGCCTCCCGTGCCATCGCCACGCGGGGTGGAAACGCCGGTATAG
- a CDS encoding sensor histidine kinase produces the protein MSLTNRVSLFFLTALGLVLVGFSAALYFLADHHLHSRADHRLDTALQTLVAAIEVHPDDVEWEPLERHITMGDDPGPDQLRWSVHDLNGKLLDCSPNLEKPGEGTEPTTGSGWRVLTRRVRAGNFAAEPLGDETAPRRGPLLGDFPGGEMPGAVRLPHDRTYHGAGVVLTVAVADAPAAAELRHLTLAMAGISAVIWLTAAFWGRLLCRRALAPIAKMAASARSVPRTATDGPLLDVSPSRDELEDLGRAFNDLLADLRLSLERQHRFTGDASHQLRTPLAAMLASVEVSLRQVRSPAEYQRVLGVVQRRGVQLRQIIESLLFLARAESDCHLPDAETIDLAGWCRSWLNSWADHPRASDLAFHTGEGAAPVRANPALLGQVLDNLLDNACKYSEAGSPVVVSVETEGAEAVLVVSDRGCGITPDELPLICEPFFRSAQSRWTGARGVGLGLTVARRLITLLGGRLDVQSEPGHGSQFRVTLPVEPSSGDGRDTGAGKAPERPEVGVGQVSEEGIYMP, from the coding sequence ATGAGCCTCACCAATCGCGTGTCCCTGTTCTTCCTGACCGCCTTGGGGTTGGTGCTGGTCGGCTTCTCCGCGGCGCTCTATTTTCTCGCCGACCACCATCTTCACTCCCGGGCCGACCACCGGCTCGATACCGCCCTGCAAACGCTGGTCGCGGCCATCGAGGTCCATCCCGACGACGTGGAATGGGAACCGCTCGAACGACACATCACGATGGGCGACGACCCTGGACCGGATCAACTCCGTTGGTCGGTTCACGACCTGAACGGGAAACTCCTCGACTGCTCCCCGAACCTTGAAAAGCCCGGCGAAGGGACCGAACCGACGACGGGTTCGGGCTGGCGGGTGTTGACCCGACGCGTCCGGGCCGGCAACTTCGCGGCCGAACCACTCGGTGACGAGACCGCGCCCAGACGGGGGCCGCTGCTGGGCGATTTCCCCGGCGGCGAGATGCCGGGGGCCGTCCGCTTGCCGCACGACCGGACCTACCACGGCGCCGGCGTGGTGCTGACCGTCGCCGTCGCCGATGCCCCGGCCGCCGCCGAACTCCGTCACCTCACACTGGCGATGGCCGGCATCTCGGCGGTCATCTGGCTGACCGCCGCCTTTTGGGGCCGGCTGCTGTGCCGCCGGGCGCTGGCCCCGATCGCCAAGATGGCGGCGTCCGCCCGGTCCGTTCCTCGGACCGCCACCGACGGTCCACTTCTCGACGTGTCCCCGAGCCGGGACGAACTCGAAGACCTCGGGCGGGCCTTCAACGACCTTCTCGCCGACCTCCGGCTGTCGTTGGAACGCCAGCATCGGTTCACGGGGGACGCCTCCCACCAGTTGCGGACGCCACTGGCCGCAATGCTGGCGTCCGTCGAGGTGTCGCTTCGCCAGGTGCGGTCGCCGGCCGAATACCAGCGGGTATTGGGGGTGGTCCAGCGGCGGGGGGTGCAACTGCGGCAGATCATCGAGTCCTTGTTGTTCCTGGCCCGTGCCGAGTCGGATTGCCACCTCCCCGACGCCGAGACGATCGACCTCGCCGGGTGGTGTCGGTCGTGGCTCAACTCGTGGGCCGATCACCCGCGGGCCTCCGATCTCGCCTTCCACACCGGGGAAGGGGCCGCCCCCGTCCGGGCAAACCCGGCGCTGCTCGGTCAGGTACTCGACAATCTGCTCGATAACGCCTGTAAGTACAGCGAGGCGGGCAGCCCGGTCGTCGTGTCGGTCGAGACGGAGGGGGCGGAAGCGGTTCTGGTCGTGTCGGACAGGGGTTGCGGGATCACGCCGGACGAACTCCCACTGATCTGCGAACCGTTCTTCCGTTCCGCTCAATCTCGGTGGACAGGAGCGCGGGGAGTCGGACTCGGCCTCACCGTCGCGCGCCGGCTCATCACCCTCCTTGGCGGGCGACTGGACGTTCAGAGCGAACCCGGGCATGGTAGCCAGTTCCGGGTCACCCTACCTGTCGAACCGTCGTCGGGGGATGGGCGAGATACGGGGGCCGGGAAAGCTCCCGAACGCCCCGAAGTTGGGGTGGGACAGGTGAGTGAGGAAGGAATTTATATGCCGTGA
- a CDS encoding aldo/keto reductase family oxidoreductase — translation MNETTLGDRFTFPGTSLSVHRMGYGAMQLAGPGVWGPPKDPDGAVAVLREAVAAGVNHIDTADFYGPHVTNQIIRQALHPYPADLVIVTKLGGRRPPDKSWQSAISPQDLTAGVHDNLRNLGLDALDVVNYRVMGAVHCPAEGSIAEQVTVLADLRRKGLIRHIGLSNVTAAQVAEAQAITDIVCVQNNYNLAHREDDALIDDLARQGIAYVPFFPLGGFTPLQSSTLSAVAGRLGATPMQVALAWLLHRSPNILLIPGTSSVAHLRENLAAAQLTLPSQALAELNGIAAEAVKH, via the coding sequence ATGAATGAAACCACGCTCGGCGATCGGTTCACGTTCCCCGGCACATCACTCTCGGTCCACCGGATGGGCTACGGCGCGATGCAGTTGGCCGGCCCCGGCGTGTGGGGGCCGCCCAAAGATCCGGACGGGGCCGTCGCCGTCCTCCGCGAGGCCGTCGCGGCCGGCGTCAATCACATCGACACGGCCGACTTCTACGGCCCGCACGTCACCAACCAGATCATCCGGCAGGCCCTGCACCCGTACCCCGCAGACCTGGTGATCGTCACGAAACTCGGAGGCCGCCGCCCGCCGGACAAATCTTGGCAGTCGGCCATCTCCCCCCAGGACCTGACCGCCGGTGTTCACGACAACCTTCGCAACCTCGGCCTGGACGCGCTCGACGTCGTCAACTACCGCGTGATGGGGGCGGTCCACTGCCCCGCGGAGGGGTCCATCGCCGAACAGGTGACGGTGCTGGCCGACCTCCGGCGCAAAGGACTGATCCGGCACATCGGCCTGAGCAACGTCACGGCCGCCCAGGTCGCCGAGGCGCAGGCGATCACCGACATCGTGTGCGTGCAGAACAATTACAACTTGGCCCACCGCGAAGACGACGCCCTGATCGACGACCTGGCCCGACAGGGCATCGCGTACGTGCCGTTCTTCCCGCTCGGCGGGTTCACGCCGTTGCAGTCGTCCACCCTGTCGGCCGTCGCGGGCCGACTCGGGGCCACGCCCATGCAGGTCGCGCTGGCGTGGCTCCTGCACCGGTCGCCCAACATCTTGTTGATCCCCGGCACGTCGTCGGTCGCCCACCTCCGCGAGAACCTGGCCGCCGCCCAGTTGACGCTACCGTCGCAAGCCCTGGCGGAGTTGAACGGCATCGCGGCGGAAGCGGTGAAGCACTGA
- a CDS encoding YncE family protein produces MTTSRFCAFGVVLACASLAGTARAADPSLELIQTIALKGKAGKLDHVALDAKRERLFLANTTNGTLDIVDLKEGKLLKQVKGQTGIQGIAYAGDLDRVFVGLGGGGLCNVFGGEQYQPLKTIKFSGDSDNVRYDPASHLTFVAHDEKALGIVDARTYAVSPDLKLPGAAEGFQIETGRPRLYLVNPSPSQVLVIDTGKKEVLATYPMKLAGEGHPLAIDEANKRIFVGCRTEPMIVVMDSETGKEITSVAIPRDIDDLHYDAKRKKLYASCGEGFLAVVRQVGPDTYQLEDKIATAKQAKTSLFAAESNRLYLAVPRQPNQEGPEIRVYKVKD; encoded by the coding sequence ATGACAACATCCCGTTTCTGTGCATTTGGCGTCGTCCTCGCCTGTGCGTCACTCGCTGGCACGGCGCGGGCAGCCGACCCGTCACTGGAGCTGATCCAAACGATCGCGCTCAAGGGCAAGGCCGGAAAGCTGGACCACGTCGCGCTCGATGCCAAGCGCGAGCGCTTGTTCCTGGCTAACACCACGAACGGCACACTCGACATCGTGGATCTGAAGGAGGGCAAGCTGCTGAAGCAGGTGAAGGGTCAGACGGGGATTCAGGGAATCGCGTACGCCGGCGACCTGGACCGGGTGTTCGTCGGTTTGGGCGGCGGCGGCCTCTGCAACGTCTTCGGGGGCGAACAATATCAACCCCTGAAAACGATCAAGTTCAGCGGCGACTCCGACAACGTTCGTTACGATCCCGCCAGCCACCTGACGTTTGTCGCACACGACGAGAAGGCGCTCGGGATCGTCGACGCCAGGACGTACGCGGTCTCGCCCGATTTGAAGTTGCCCGGCGCGGCCGAAGGGTTCCAGATCGAAACCGGGCGCCCGCGGCTCTACCTCGTCAACCCGTCGCCGTCCCAAGTCCTCGTCATCGATACCGGGAAGAAGGAGGTTCTGGCGACTTACCCCATGAAACTGGCCGGCGAGGGCCACCCCCTGGCAATCGATGAGGCCAACAAGCGGATCTTCGTCGGCTGTCGTACCGAACCGATGATCGTGGTGATGGACAGCGAAACGGGCAAGGAAATTACCAGCGTGGCAATCCCCAGGGACATCGACGACCTGCATTACGACGCGAAGCGGAAGAAGCTCTACGCCTCCTGCGGCGAAGGGTTCCTGGCGGTGGTTCGTCAGGTGGGGCCGGATACGTACCAGTTGGAGGACAAAATCGCAACGGCCAAGCAGGCGAAGACGTCGCTGTTCGCCGCGGAATCGAACCGCTTGTACCTGGCGGTGCCCCGGCAACCGAATCAGGAGGGGCCGGAGATTCGGGTGTATAAAGTCAAGGACTGA
- a CDS encoding response regulator transcription factor: MSFRILLIEDDEEIGEFVAQGLREEGFVVELAADGHSGGHALSTSVWDLVVLDWWLPGPDGLTLLRQFREAGRTTPVLFLTARDAVAQRVEGLQAGADDYLCKPFAYEELLARVQALLRRVQTTAGAEWRHHDVLLNPTANRAERAGQPLNLTAREQALLAFFMRHTGEVLSRTRLYEQVWQEQYDGLSNTLEVHVMELRKKLEAHGPRLIHTVRGRGYMLGDPTPPEGA, from the coding sequence ATGTCATTCCGCATCCTGCTGATCGAGGACGACGAGGAGATCGGCGAGTTCGTCGCACAAGGGCTGCGTGAGGAAGGGTTCGTCGTCGAGCTGGCCGCGGACGGGCATTCGGGCGGACACGCCCTAAGTACGTCCGTTTGGGATTTGGTCGTCCTCGACTGGTGGCTTCCGGGCCCGGACGGGCTCACCTTGCTACGGCAGTTCCGGGAGGCGGGGCGGACGACGCCGGTGCTGTTCCTGACCGCCCGCGACGCCGTCGCCCAGCGGGTCGAGGGCCTCCAGGCCGGGGCCGACGACTACCTCTGCAAGCCGTTCGCCTACGAAGAACTCCTCGCCCGCGTGCAAGCCCTTCTTCGCCGGGTGCAGACCACCGCCGGGGCGGAATGGCGGCACCACGACGTGCTCCTCAACCCGACCGCCAACCGCGCCGAGCGGGCCGGCCAACCCCTGAACTTGACCGCCCGCGAGCAGGCACTGTTGGCGTTTTTCATGCGACACACCGGCGAAGTGCTATCCCGCACCCGGTTGTACGAGCAGGTCTGGCAGGAGCAGTACGACGGGCTATCGAACACGCTGGAAGTTCACGTCATGGAACTGCGGAAGAAGTTGGAGGCGCACGGCCCCCGGCTCATTCACACGGTCCGGGGCCGCGGGTACATGCTCGGCGACCCCACGCCGCCGGAGGGTGCATGA
- a CDS encoding efflux RND transporter periplasmic adaptor subunit has protein sequence MSIHLIGDLHPRNPNRPPGTQRLDEMPDEAIRAASKTIRAARSSRRSVLSICALLALIFLNLGCGRAPQSAEKDPPPAPIKWEEARQLFLEEWTELVGSTQPLPDHAARVTSPVAGRVLAVLPKNGEKPIVEGQLVEEGEVLVRLDATAIHANLAKAEAAKKVLQAERDVAAVTVKQASLDVKSLEDLKQTPNTSLVSPIALEKAALALESARASVLALDRKLEAADKEEAALKLEIQLFVLTAPRKGRLGRLQVVIGQTLPAGAAVAEVLGIDDEIDVLCFVSAADARKVQLGQSARVGGFDKDSATEAGADPEGKVVFVADQAEAETGSFAVKIRFPNRDLKLRANSVARVRILTRPGKSCWAVPESALLEDQDPPGIVLVEDVAVTKNAEGKDEQTGKVRRLRAVIGVRDRILHQVEIVRLEDVEKKWRGDLEHALIVIAKGQGLQTGDAVKFEAEDDDEAAKPDAKP, from the coding sequence ATGTCGATACATCTCATCGGCGACCTCCATCCGCGAAACCCGAATCGGCCACCCGGCACGCAACGGCTCGACGAGATGCCGGACGAAGCCATCCGCGCCGCGTCGAAAACCATCCGAGCGGCCCGTTCTTCGCGACGAAGTGTCTTGTCCATTTGCGCCCTTCTCGCCCTCATTTTCTTGAACCTCGGCTGTGGCCGTGCGCCCCAGTCTGCCGAAAAAGACCCTCCGCCAGCCCCGATCAAGTGGGAAGAAGCCCGGCAGCTATTCCTGGAGGAGTGGACCGAGTTGGTCGGCTCCACCCAACCGCTCCCGGATCACGCCGCCCGCGTCACCTCGCCGGTCGCGGGTCGGGTACTCGCCGTGCTTCCAAAAAATGGCGAGAAGCCGATCGTGGAGGGGCAATTGGTTGAAGAAGGCGAGGTGTTGGTCCGATTGGACGCGACCGCCATTCACGCCAACCTGGCCAAGGCCGAAGCCGCGAAGAAAGTACTCCAGGCCGAGCGCGACGTGGCCGCCGTCACGGTCAAGCAAGCCTCTTTGGACGTCAAATCCCTCGAAGATCTCAAGCAAACCCCGAACACGTCCCTGGTGTCGCCCATTGCGCTGGAAAAGGCGGCCCTGGCGCTGGAGTCTGCTCGCGCCTCCGTGCTCGCTCTCGATCGTAAATTGGAAGCGGCAGACAAGGAAGAGGCCGCCCTCAAGCTCGAAATCCAGCTCTTCGTCCTGACCGCGCCCCGCAAGGGACGTCTGGGCCGTCTCCAGGTCGTCATCGGTCAGACCCTACCCGCCGGTGCCGCCGTCGCGGAAGTCCTCGGTATCGACGACGAAATTGACGTGCTCTGCTTCGTCTCGGCCGCGGACGCCCGCAAAGTGCAACTCGGTCAGTCGGCTCGCGTCGGCGGGTTCGACAAAGATTCCGCGACCGAAGCCGGCGCCGACCCGGAAGGGAAGGTGGTCTTCGTCGCGGACCAGGCCGAGGCCGAGACGGGCTCGTTCGCGGTGAAAATTCGCTTCCCCAACCGCGACCTGAAGCTCCGGGCGAATTCGGTGGCGCGTGTCCGAATCCTGACCAGGCCGGGCAAGTCCTGCTGGGCGGTGCCCGAATCCGCACTCCTGGAAGATCAGGACCCGCCCGGAATTGTCCTGGTCGAGGACGTCGCGGTCACGAAGAACGCCGAGGGGAAGGACGAACAGACCGGCAAGGTGCGACGGCTCCGCGCCGTAATCGGGGTACGGGATCGCATCCTGCACCAAGTGGAAATCGTGAGGCTGGAGGACGTCGAGAAGAAATGGCGTGGCGACCTGGAACACGCCCTGATCGTCATCGCGAAAGGTCAGGGCCTTCAGACGGGCGACGCCGTGAAGTTCGAGGCAGAAGACGACGACGAGGCAGCGAAACCCGACGCGAAGCCGTAG
- a CDS encoding TolC family protein: protein MRSVLKTAAGIGVLGVGASLTGCATSPDVTSYLPPPHSVALYFPTEGQSSPAKQSAGGSGVVQASATAPQTSPTSSPVEKGGLKELPLTLDAAVGYALENNPALVAVRTQRGISAAGIVIAKQYPFNPLVQVFELAANGPPEAGVTNHAFNETTMRLDLEVRGQGRIRQAGAAATLSRTEWDIATQEVTVAVATIRAHSTALYRQKRLELQDETIRLTEQVYDQTKKLADLGRLRAADIIVARTNLSAARAQRAQSESAIAVARADLRRLLGTDADTFVLTGELVVPPPTTDREQLTHAALQVRPDVNARRLMVSEAEALYKLEVANRFGNPSIGPGFEYNETRATFVGMWLVTPIPALNTRKGEILQRQAAVTRSIADVRQFETQAGLEVQAALTRLEAARKWADAYAKEVLPSLRQARDEMEKLFAANEPGLDVLKLIGVQQNYLQALGLHLDAEFEVSQANADLALAVGDPVLAVGGYCQPKQPVVQPQPQLHPTPGDNPTAQQPPPPAAQPAGSPDGVDRR from the coding sequence ATGAGATCGGTCCTGAAAACCGCGGCCGGCATCGGAGTTCTCGGAGTCGGCGCCTCTCTCACGGGTTGCGCCACTTCGCCAGACGTGACCTCTTACTTACCACCGCCGCATTCCGTGGCTCTGTATTTCCCTACTGAGGGACAGTCCAGCCCGGCGAAACAATCCGCCGGAGGGTCGGGGGTTGTTCAGGCTTCGGCGACCGCTCCCCAAACCTCGCCCACTTCCTCGCCCGTCGAGAAAGGCGGGCTGAAGGAACTGCCACTGACGCTGGACGCGGCCGTCGGGTACGCGCTGGAGAACAACCCGGCCCTGGTCGCTGTGCGCACCCAACGAGGGATCTCCGCCGCCGGGATCGTCATCGCGAAGCAGTACCCATTTAACCCGCTGGTGCAGGTTTTCGAGTTGGCGGCAAACGGGCCGCCCGAGGCGGGGGTCACGAACCATGCGTTCAACGAGACGACGATGCGGCTCGACCTGGAAGTCCGCGGCCAGGGCCGTATCCGACAGGCCGGAGCCGCAGCCACTCTCAGTCGCACCGAGTGGGACATCGCCACCCAGGAGGTTACGGTCGCGGTGGCGACGATCCGTGCGCACAGCACCGCCCTTTACCGCCAGAAGCGGCTCGAACTCCAGGACGAGACGATCCGGCTCACCGAGCAGGTGTACGACCAGACGAAGAAGCTGGCCGACCTCGGGCGGCTACGGGCCGCGGACATCATCGTCGCCCGGACGAACCTGAGCGCCGCCCGCGCCCAGCGGGCGCAGTCGGAGTCCGCGATTGCCGTCGCCCGGGCCGACCTGCGCCGGCTGCTCGGTACCGACGCCGACACCTTCGTGTTGACCGGCGAGTTGGTCGTCCCGCCGCCGACGACCGACCGGGAGCAACTGACCCACGCCGCCCTTCAGGTGCGGCCGGACGTGAACGCCCGCCGCCTGATGGTGTCCGAGGCCGAGGCGCTCTACAAGCTGGAGGTCGCCAACCGATTCGGCAACCCCTCGATCGGCCCGGGTTTCGAGTACAACGAAACGCGAGCCACGTTCGTCGGCATGTGGCTCGTCACCCCGATCCCAGCCCTGAACACCCGGAAAGGGGAAATTCTCCAGCGGCAGGCCGCGGTTACCAGATCGATAGCCGACGTGCGGCAATTCGAGACGCAGGCCGGTCTTGAGGTGCAGGCGGCGCTCACCCGCCTGGAAGCGGCCCGGAAGTGGGCCGACGCCTACGCCAAGGAAGTGCTGCCCAGCCTCCGCCAAGCCCGCGATGAGATGGAGAAACTGTTCGCGGCGAACGAGCCGGGGCTGGACGTATTAAAGCTCATCGGCGTGCAGCAGAACTACCTGCAAGCCCTTGGCCTCCATCTCGATGCCGAATTCGAGGTCAGCCAGGCGAACGCCGACCTCGCCCTCGCCGTCGGCGACCCCGTCCTGGCCGTCGGCGGTTACTGCCAGCCGAAACAGCCGGTCGTCCAGCCTCAACCTCAACTTCATCCTACACCCGGTGATAATCCCACTGCGCAACAGCCCCCTCCTC